A section of the Topomyia yanbarensis strain Yona2022 unplaced genomic scaffold, ASM3024719v1 HiC_scaffold_15, whole genome shotgun sequence genome encodes:
- the LOC131694783 gene encoding pancreatic triacylglycerol lipase-like, which translates to MKFSVAACLLLAIGAHSTPIDHRRSLVFDANGNLHLVNADPYSTVNAELEPLFTAETDIVFRLFTRSNPVHAQILQWNDAASIHNSNFNPAHPTRFTIHGWNGDGSSGLHSNIRSHYFTVGEFNTISVDWGVGAQTINYITARNRVDAVGDVVSRMINTLVSATGISRNSISIIGHSLGAHAAGNAGKYQAGQMHTIVGLDPAGPLFSLGQSDIMTPGDAQYVEAVFSNAGTLGFDLPLGDANFYPNGGRSQPGCGIDIAGNCAHSRSHELFAESISSTVGFRATRCASHDEVLSGGCTSSGPDARMGGEPSNHGRGVNGIFRFSTNSAAPFAQG; encoded by the exons ATGAAGTTTTCGGTAGCAGCTTGTCTTCTCCTGGCAATAGGTG CTCACTCCACTCCCATCGATCATCGCCGTAGTCTGGTGTTTGACGCTAACGGGAATCTACACCTTGTCAACGCCGACCCCTACAGCACGGTTAACGCTGAGTTGGAACCACTGTTTACGGCTGAAACCGACATCGTCTTCCGGCTGTTCACCCGTTCAAATCCGGTTCACGCACAAATACTGCAATGGAATGACGCTGCATCGATCCACAACTCGAACTTTAATCCGGCACACCCAACCCGGTTCACCATTCATGGCTGGAATGGAGACGGATCTTCTGGGTTACATAGCAATATCCGCAGCCATTATTTCACCGTCGGTGAGTTCAACACAATCAGTGTCGACTGGGGTGTTGGAGCGCAAACTATCAACTACATTACGGCCAGAAATCGCGTAGACGCAGTCGGAGACGTGGTATCTCGGATGATTAACACGTTGGTGTCCGCTACTGGGATTTCCCGAAACAGTATCAGTATCATCGGTCACAGTTTGGGAGCTCATGCTGCAGGGAACGCTGGTAAATATCAGGCCGGTCAAATGCACACAATCGTCGGTTTGGATCCCGCTGGGCCACTATTTTCGCTGGGCCAATCGGACATCATGACTCCAGGCGATGCTCAGTACGTGGAAGCCGTATTCTCCAACGCCGGTACGCTGGGATTCGATCTTCCGCTGGGTGATGCCAACTTCTACCCGAACGGAGGACGTTCGCAGCCCGGTTGTGGCATTGACATTGCGGGTAACTGTGCTCACTCGCGATCGCATGAATTGTTTGCTGAGTCCATTTCGAGTACGGTTGGGTTCCGTGCAACCCGATGTGCATCTCATGACGAAGTCTTGAGCGGTGGTTGTACATCCAGCGGGCCGGATGCCAGGATGGGGGGCGAACCGTCGAACCATGGTCGGGGGGTGAATGGCATTTTCCGGTTTAGTACGAACTCGGCTGCGCCGTTTGCACAGGGATGA